From one Chanodichthys erythropterus isolate Z2021 chromosome 3, ASM2448905v1, whole genome shotgun sequence genomic stretch:
- the LOC137017876 gene encoding uncharacterized protein: MFTGVQEAAIVNLVLENNEIRLREIQSHIIQDNTLFNNIQRVSLSTLARILKRNQIRMKQLYKVPFERNSQRNKEFRRAYVDGVLEMDAHAIPHEFIFIDEAGFNLAKTRRRGRNLIGHRAIIDVPGQRGGNITMCAAISNMHGVLHRHAKLGPYNTAHILTFLDRLHNILIPPERMNDADHQRNQYVVVWDNVSFHRAAPVQNWFADHPTFLVQYLPPYSPFLNPIEEFFSAWRWKVYDRQPFVRMPLVQAMEEACDEIDVGAIQGWIRHSRRFFPRCLAREDIACDVDEALWPDPAVRQDAA, encoded by the exons atgttcaccggggtacaggaagctgccattgtaaacttggttttggaaaataatgaaatcagattacgagaaattcaaagccacatcatccaagacaacaccttattcaacaacattcaacgagttagtctgtccacattggctcgcattctcaagcgaaaccaaatcagaatgaaacaactttataaggtgccgtttgagagaaactctcaaagaaacaaagagttcagacgagcatatgtggat ggagtactggaaatggatgctcatgcaatcccacatgagttcatctttatagatgaggctgggttcaacctagcaaagaccagaagaagagggagaaacctcattggccacagagccattatagatgttcctggccaacgtggtgggaacatcacaatgtgcgctgccatctccaatatgcatggtgtcctccaccgtcatgccaaacttggaccatacaacacagcccatattctcacatttctggacagacttcacaacattctcataccaccagagcgtatgaatgatgcagaccatcaaagaaaccagtacgttgtagtatgggacaacgtgagctttcatcgtgcagccccagtccaaaactggtttgctgaccacccaacatttctcgtgcaatacctcccaccatactcaccatttctgaaccccatagaagaattcttttcggcatggcggtggaaggtatacgaccggcagccctttgtgcgcatgcctcttgtgcaggccatggaagaggcatgtgatgagattgatgtgggtgcaattcagggatggataaggcactcaaggcgcttcttccctcgatgtctggcaagggaagatattgcctgtgatgttgacgaggcgttgtggccagacccggctgtgcggcaagatgctgcctaa
- the LOC137017877 gene encoding adhesion G protein-coupled receptor E1 isoform X2, giving the protein MRHIYLLSLGILLTLTESTAADCPEGYEIFRGKCVDEDECKSEPPICGENATCNNTIGSFHCLCQEGFTPTHNFTQVDGIKCQDINECVNQSIDCGPNAKCVNSEGGYFCTCETGYFSSNGNKTFIDRQGIQCIGFCDIDKSICGEGGVCHNSKDGHECVCRSGFTNYGHKQMKCTDINECVDQSIDCGPNAECTNSEGGYFCTCKTGYFSSSGKEIFIAGQGIQCFGCDIIYSNFCIRQD; this is encoded by the exons ATGAGGCACATCTATCTGCTGAGTCTGG GTATTTTATTGACACTGACAGAGAGCACAGCGGCTGACTGCCCTGAGGGATATGAAATATTTAGGGGGAAGTGTGTAG ATGAAGATGAGTGTAAGTCTGAACCACCCATTTGTGGAGAAAATGCAACATGCAACAACACAATTGGCAGTTTCCACTGTCTGTGTCAAGAAGGGTTCACACCAACTCACAATTTCACCCAAGTGGATGGTATTAAATGCCAAG ACATCAATGAATGTGTGAATCAAAGCATTGATTGTGGTCCTAATGCAAAATGCGTAAATTCTGAAGGAGGTTATTTCTGTACATGTGAAACTGGCTACTTTTCCAGCAATGGGAACAAGACATTTATTGATCGACAAGGAATTCAATGTATTG GTTTTTGTGACATTGATAAATCCATCTGTGGAGAAGGAGGAGTCTGCCATAACAGCAAAGACGGCCATGAATGTGTCTGCAGGTCAGGATTCACCAACTATGGTCACAAACAAATGAAGTGCACAG ACATCAATGAATGTGTGGATCAAAGCATTGATTGTGGTCCTAATGCAGAATGCACAAATTCTGAAGGAGGTTATTTCTGCACATGTAAAACTGGCTACTTTTCCAGCAGTGGGAAAGAGATATTTATTGCTGGACAAGGAATTCAATGTTTTG GCTGTGATATAATTTATTCAAACTTCTGCATACGACAGGATTAA
- the LOC137017877 gene encoding adhesion G protein-coupled receptor E1 isoform X1, giving the protein MRHIYLLSLGILLTLTESTAADCPEGYEIFRGKCVDEDECKSEPPICGENATCNNTIGSFHCLCQEGFTPTHNFTQVDGIKCQDINECVNQSIDCGPNAKCVNSEGGYFCTCETGYFSSNGNKTFIDRQGIQCIDRDECAYPSICGINATCHNTPGNFYCICAAGFRLKSGETNFTDLHESCMSFCDIDKSICGEGGVCHNSKDGHECVCRSGFTNYGHKQMKCTDINECVDQSIDCGPNAECTNSEGGYFCTCKTGYFSSSGKEIFIAGQGIQCFGCDIIYSNFCIRQD; this is encoded by the exons ATGAGGCACATCTATCTGCTGAGTCTGG GTATTTTATTGACACTGACAGAGAGCACAGCGGCTGACTGCCCTGAGGGATATGAAATATTTAGGGGGAAGTGTGTAG ATGAAGATGAGTGTAAGTCTGAACCACCCATTTGTGGAGAAAATGCAACATGCAACAACACAATTGGCAGTTTCCACTGTCTGTGTCAAGAAGGGTTCACACCAACTCACAATTTCACCCAAGTGGATGGTATTAAATGCCAAG ACATCAATGAATGTGTGAATCAAAGCATTGATTGTGGTCCTAATGCAAAATGCGTAAATTCTGAAGGAGGTTATTTCTGTACATGTGAAACTGGCTACTTTTCCAGCAATGGGAACAAGACATTTATTGATCGACAAGGAATTCAATGTATTG ACAGAGATGAATGCGCTTATCCCAGTATTTGTGGAATAAATGCAACATGTCATAACACCCCCGGTAATTTCTACTGCATCTGTGCTGCGGGCTTCAGACTGAAGTCAGGAGAAACTAACTTCACTGATCTACATGAATCCTGCATGA GTTTTTGTGACATTGATAAATCCATCTGTGGAGAAGGAGGAGTCTGCCATAACAGCAAAGACGGCCATGAATGTGTCTGCAGGTCAGGATTCACCAACTATGGTCACAAACAAATGAAGTGCACAG ACATCAATGAATGTGTGGATCAAAGCATTGATTGTGGTCCTAATGCAGAATGCACAAATTCTGAAGGAGGTTATTTCTGCACATGTAAAACTGGCTACTTTTCCAGCAGTGGGAAAGAGATATTTATTGCTGGACAAGGAATTCAATGTTTTG GCTGTGATATAATTTATTCAAACTTCTGCATACGACAGGATTAA